One Monomorium pharaonis isolate MP-MQ-018 chromosome 4, ASM1337386v2, whole genome shotgun sequence DNA segment encodes these proteins:
- the LOC105832285 gene encoding uncharacterized protein LOC105832285 isoform X2 — protein sequence MLQNVNKELAPIKSHYFLYNAATGPMVQFLPTIGKQLGFSATVIGTIYTVLPISGLIAKPLFGSLADRFRLHKTFFLIFEAILAIAFFSIYFIPEIDRSARVTLVCNNDLPSLEICPQTEFSKKVLSAVILENVHTDIICQLSCKGVSHGFLELSGKNISANSTFEFGAKFDVYQDLLTKNCVDVRLHTFLDGTAHVPVCGGQLRSWCTATCHNSSAFNHLLHEAKDSQSDMRHSTYQFYLFLWAAIISWIGMAVVVSIADAICFDLLGHERRKDYGKQKMWGSIGFGIFGISSGYLIDLSSKGQYEKDYTCIFYIMLVAMIADIVVSATLKKGLMTGVQCFLGELPFNFVSGSVLKKLGHVNVMSLVLLIYAIRFMAYSIISNAWLFLILELLHGPSFGLCWPTMVSYGDKVTPSGTKATMQGFIGAVFEGIGVASGSFICGWLIDSYGGVTALRTFSVGALLWLSIFWLMELLLRKLKAYPLYRGHNHLANYANPDDAILMTISQELQTY from the exons ATGTTGCAAAACGTGAACAAGGAACTGGCTCCCATAAAGtcacattattttctttacaatgCAG CAACGGGGCCAATGGTACAGTTTTTACCAACAATTGGAAAGCAATTGGGCTTTTCTGCAACGGTGATCGGTACAATATACACAGTATTACCAATTTCTGGTCTGATCGCGAAGCCGCTATTCGGCAGCTTGGCCGACAGATTCAGATTGCACAAAACGTTCTTCTTGATATTCGAAGCTATACTAGCAATAGcatttttctctatttatttcattccTGAGATAGACAGGAGTGCAAGAGTCACTCTCGTCTGCAACAATGATCTGCCCTCCTTGGAGATTTGTCCGCAGACGGAATTCTCGAAGAAAGTGTTAAGCGCCgtaatattagaaaatgtcCACACTGACATTATCTGTCAG TTGTCTTGCAAAGGAGTATCTCATGGTTTCTTAGAACTGTCTGGCAAAAACATTTCTGCGAACAGCACGTTCGAGTTTGGTGCAAAATTTGATGTGTATCAAGATTTACTT acaaaaaattgtgtggACGTGAGGCTGCACACGTTCCTCGATGGCACTGCACATGTGCCAGTATGTGGAGGCCAGCTGAGAAGTTGGTGCACGGCAACTTGCCACAATAGCAGTGCATTCAATCATCTTCTGCACGAAGCAAAGGATTCGCAAAGTGATATGAGACATTCTACATatcaattctatttatttctatgGGCGGCCATCATTAGTTGGATTGGAATGGCTGTGGTAGTTAGCATAGCCGATGCCATCTGCTTCGATCTCCTTG GtcatgaaagaagaaaagattaCGGGAAACAGAAAATGTGGGGCAGCATCGGTTTCGGCATTTTTGGTATAAGTTCAGGCTATCTGATAGATCTTTCTAGCAAGGGACAATATGAAAAAGATTACACctgtatattttacattatgctAGTGGCTATGATCGCCGATATTGTGGTGTCTgcaacattaaaaaag GGTTTGATGACCGGTGTTCAGTGTTTCTTAGGAGAATTACCTTTCAACTTTGTATCGGGCAGCGTGTTGAAAAAACTCGGCCATGTTAATGTTATGAGCCTTGTATTGCTCATCTATGCAATTAG ATTTATGGCATACAGCATTATATCGAACGCGTGGCtgtttttaattcttgaatTACTCCACGGACCTTCATTCGGTCTATGTTGGCCGACGATGGTATCCTATGGTGACAAAGTGACACCATCCGGTACAAAAGCCACTATGCAGGGATTTATTGGTGCTGTTTTCGAGGGAATTG gaGTGGCAAGTGGTAGCTTCATATGTGGTTGGTTAATAGATTCTTACGGAGGTGTTACAGCATTAAGAACTTTCTCAGTGGGTGCTCTTTTGTGGCTAAGCATCTTTTGGTTGATGGAACTTTTACTCAGGAAATTGAAAGCTTACCCGCTATACCGAGGCCATAATC ATCTCGCGAATTATGCCAATCCAGACGACGCTATTCTTATGACGATAAGTCAAGAATTACAAACTTATTAG
- the LOC105832285 gene encoding major facilitator superfamily domain-containing protein 6 isoform X1 produces the protein MLQNVNKELAPIKSHYFLYNAATGPMVQFLPTIGKQLGFSATVIGTIYTVLPISGLIAKPLFGSLADRFRLHKTFFLIFEAILAIAFFSIYFIPEIDRSARVTLVCNNDLPSLEICPQTEFSKKVLSAVILENVHTDIICQLSCKGVSHGFLELSGKNISANSTFEFGAKFDVYQDLLTKNCVDVRLHTFLDGTAHVPVCGGQLRSWCTATCHNSSAFNHLLHEAKDSQSDMRHSTYQFYLFLWAAIISWIGMAVVVSIADAICFDLLGHERRKDYGKQKMWGSIGFGIFGISSGYLIDLSSKGQYEKDYTCIFYIMLVAMIADIVVSATLKKKDPECSADEPSLFRELLSVVKEGRVLVFAWWCIGAGMCTGVIWNFLFWYSEDLAANSHLTWIKTLQGLMTGVQCFLGELPFNFVSGSVLKKLGHVNVMSLVLLIYAIRFMAYSIISNAWLFLILELLHGPSFGLCWPTMVSYGDKVTPSGTKATMQGFIGAVFEGIGVASGSFICGWLIDSYGGVTALRTFSVGALLWLSIFWLMELLLRKLKAYPLYRGHNHLANYANPDDAILMTISQELQTY, from the exons ATGTTGCAAAACGTGAACAAGGAACTGGCTCCCATAAAGtcacattattttctttacaatgCAG CAACGGGGCCAATGGTACAGTTTTTACCAACAATTGGAAAGCAATTGGGCTTTTCTGCAACGGTGATCGGTACAATATACACAGTATTACCAATTTCTGGTCTGATCGCGAAGCCGCTATTCGGCAGCTTGGCCGACAGATTCAGATTGCACAAAACGTTCTTCTTGATATTCGAAGCTATACTAGCAATAGcatttttctctatttatttcattccTGAGATAGACAGGAGTGCAAGAGTCACTCTCGTCTGCAACAATGATCTGCCCTCCTTGGAGATTTGTCCGCAGACGGAATTCTCGAAGAAAGTGTTAAGCGCCgtaatattagaaaatgtcCACACTGACATTATCTGTCAG TTGTCTTGCAAAGGAGTATCTCATGGTTTCTTAGAACTGTCTGGCAAAAACATTTCTGCGAACAGCACGTTCGAGTTTGGTGCAAAATTTGATGTGTATCAAGATTTACTT acaaaaaattgtgtggACGTGAGGCTGCACACGTTCCTCGATGGCACTGCACATGTGCCAGTATGTGGAGGCCAGCTGAGAAGTTGGTGCACGGCAACTTGCCACAATAGCAGTGCATTCAATCATCTTCTGCACGAAGCAAAGGATTCGCAAAGTGATATGAGACATTCTACATatcaattctatttatttctatgGGCGGCCATCATTAGTTGGATTGGAATGGCTGTGGTAGTTAGCATAGCCGATGCCATCTGCTTCGATCTCCTTG GtcatgaaagaagaaaagattaCGGGAAACAGAAAATGTGGGGCAGCATCGGTTTCGGCATTTTTGGTATAAGTTCAGGCTATCTGATAGATCTTTCTAGCAAGGGACAATATGAAAAAGATTACACctgtatattttacattatgctAGTGGCTATGATCGCCGATATTGTGGTGTCTgcaacattaaaaaag AAAGATCCAGAATGCTCTGCGGACGAGCCGTCGCTATTTCGTGAGCTATTAAGCGTTGTCAAAGAAGGAAGAGTACTGGTGTTTGCCTGGTGGTGCATAGGCGCCGGAATGTGCACGGGAGTCATTTGGAACTTTCTGTTTTGGTACAGCGAGGATCTAGCGGCCAACTCTCATCTCACATGGATTAAAACTCTGCAGGGTTTGATGACCGGTGTTCAGTGTTTCTTAGGAGAATTACCTTTCAACTTTGTATCGGGCAGCGTGTTGAAAAAACTCGGCCATGTTAATGTTATGAGCCTTGTATTGCTCATCTATGCAATTAG ATTTATGGCATACAGCATTATATCGAACGCGTGGCtgtttttaattcttgaatTACTCCACGGACCTTCATTCGGTCTATGTTGGCCGACGATGGTATCCTATGGTGACAAAGTGACACCATCCGGTACAAAAGCCACTATGCAGGGATTTATTGGTGCTGTTTTCGAGGGAATTG gaGTGGCAAGTGGTAGCTTCATATGTGGTTGGTTAATAGATTCTTACGGAGGTGTTACAGCATTAAGAACTTTCTCAGTGGGTGCTCTTTTGTGGCTAAGCATCTTTTGGTTGATGGAACTTTTACTCAGGAAATTGAAAGCTTACCCGCTATACCGAGGCCATAATC ATCTCGCGAATTATGCCAATCCAGACGACGCTATTCTTATGACGATAAGTCAAGAATTACAAACTTATTAG
- the LOC105832281 gene encoding hamartin — protein MSVGSTGAADLFSYLESNKLGEVEEIKKVLHDHFLSTKDNWLVNGLFDYYLSTNSLRTAEVLAGVREPHDKHLLDRLSDILSKPGNSTQRVQALTLLGHIARRQPTWLYKLANHALFKDLLKLLKVEADILPLMSALLLLVILLPMLPAALGPYLAEIFEVFGRLATYYHHHQSSLLSSSTPFNSTTAPNVIDKDHLYLIHLQVGLYRLFHRLYAMYPCNFISYLKQQYVQRDQLATFTHTIRPMLDSVRMHPSLVTASKDAEISATRWKKMEHHDIVIECDRFTLDKCREEILGAVNSRCTPPIDQSSITCAPINICGGVTTMEISNGEDDTFWSPSMTVSPHSPPQNASHEPRSAPPTPNNNRSGTSPPEAAIEATPETTPVKDLRKLSTRQAPIGSSAVRALNALGNGTSSRPSTPTPINSSSVSGIKGVDTAANTHGFLSNRLSKIMADRQNVLQSQKSSNNNEENGRLLEMAISQNGKNDSWQEDQEVLEIVSSHGNGAIEMPKYVEAQSEARNERNTYGTLSDLSQKIYKLRLYSQCHFQIEDSNSNVTHKIRHSRSCPDMDTQKKYNEDVTDQASIGAKDAGSQTCDLFPYEHLLLRTLDQNSQNFSQESSDSRMSPINLLDRYIEACARTNSFSSKTRPNTIRQKQKKKGEEDAEEDGGEDDNIDPTCANQSLQLMQMQLQFERQRREVHAERNRRLLGKLRDSRASEEHNLALTERLKIIEREVEELKAQLEHNKREAYQTEEQYKEAMHHWQTKCVEEQQQSRTFKERLVNLELDLKNEQIKAAGAQQQLRSVEAELFNAGQQLKAALKVADRGKELESIVETMQKRFVLLGEAQLRLAENTSTFSPTTKQETVLIQKSCTEELNNIRRQLESRSSHLEALKARLSELENKEARKETQLVNLQRFLQETKEQHASELEAVESKYRAQVEINLLLEGRILELHGKLETATYSNTSPMGNPASSASPKERSPPLSTSLASSSEGSLAFIHPGAGIIVNDCCDTATGEIPNLQAMIEPVPSSSQTASPLRSVTQRSSMPKQD, from the exons ATGAGTGTCGGTTCCACAGGCGCTGCGGATTTGTTTTCCTACCTGGAATCGAATAAGCTTGGGGAGGTCGAGGAGATCAAGAAAGTACTTCACGACCATTTCTTAAGTA CAAAGGACAATTGGCTGGTAAATGGATTGTTTGATTATTATCTTTCTACGAACTCTTTGAGGACAGCGGAAGTATTAGCGGGGGTACGAGAGCCACACGATAAACACCTATTAGATCGTTTGTCAGATATTCTTTCAAAACCTGGCAATAGTACGCAAAGAGTACAGGCACTCACATTGCTTGGTCATATAGCCAGACGCCAGCCTACTTGGTTGTACAAGCTAGCCAATCATGCTTTATTCAAAGATCTACTCAAATTACTTaag gtgGAAGCAGATATATTACCACTTATGAGTGCCCTTCTTTTGTTAGTAATATTGTTACCAATGTTACCAGCTGCTCTAGGGCCCTACCTAGCAGAAATATTTGAGGTATTCGGCCGCTTGGCCActtattatcatcatcatcaatcATCTTTACTTTCTTCTTCTACTCCTTTTAATTCGACCACAGCACCAAATGTCATCGACAAGGACCATTTGTATCTCATACATTTGCAG GTAGGATTGTACCGCTTGTTTCATAGACTGTATGCGATGTAtccttgcaattttatatcgtATCTGAAGCAGCAGTATGTTCAACGTGATCAATTGGCTACATTTACTCATACTATTAGACCCATGTTGGATTCTGTGCGTATGCACCCTTCTCTTGTCACAGCATCGAAAGATGCGGAAATTTCAGCCACTAG ATGGAAAAAGATGGAACATCACGATATCGTGATAGAATGTGACCGTTTTACATTAGACAAGTGTCGCGAAGAAATTTTAGGAGCTGTTAACTCTCGGTGCACTCCACCTATAG ATCAATCTTCCATCACTTGTGCGCCAATAAACATTTGTGGGGGAGTAACGACTATGGAAATTAGTAATGGGGAAGATGATACATTCTGGTCACCAAGTATGACGGTGTCACCGCACAGTCCACCGCAAAATGCATCTCACGAACCACGCTCTGCCCCGCCGACGCCTAATAACAATAGAAGCGGTACTTCCCCGCCCGAAGCTGCTATCGAAGCTACCCCCGAAACGACTCCTGTTAAG GATCTACGAAAATTATCAACGAGACAAGCGCCTATAGGGTCTAGTGCGGTGCGTGCTTTAAACGCGCTGGGCAACGGCACATCTTCTCGGCCATCGACGCCGACGCCTATAAATTCCTCCTCTGTTTCCGGAATAAAAGGCGTAGATACTGCAGCGAATACGCATGGATTTCTGTCGAATAGACTAAGTAAAATTATGGCGGACAGACAAAATGTTCTTCAGTCGCAAAAATCATCGAATAATAACGAAGAAAATGGAAGACTCTTAGAAATGGCTATAAGTCAAAACGGGAAGAACGATTCTTGGCAGGAGGATCAAGAG GTATTGGAGATTGTCAGTTCGCACGGAAATGGAGCAATCGAAATGCCAAAGTATGTCGAAGCACAATCTGAAGCACGAAACGAGAGGAACACCTATGGCACTCTGTCTGATTTGTCgcaaaagatttataaacTTCGACTGTACTCTCAATGCCATTTCCAAATAGAAGACTCCAATTCAAACGTAACGCACAAA ATTCGCCACTCCAGATCTTGTCCGGATATGGATAcgcagaaaaaatataacgaagACGTGACGGATCAAGCATCAATAGGAGCAAAAGATGCTGGCAGTCAAACATGTGATTTATTTCCATATGAACATCTGTTGCTAAGAACATTAGATCAGAACAGCCAAAACTTTAGTCAAGAAAGTTCTGATTCAAGAATGTCGCCAATCAACTTACTCGATCGGTATATCGAGGCATGCGCAAGAACGAATAGCTTCTCTAGTAAAACGA gaCCAAACACTATCAGGCAGAAACAAAAGAAGAAAGGAGAGGAGGATGCTGAAGAAGACGGAGGAGAGGATGATAATATAGATCCAACTTGCGCTAATCAGTCACTTCAACTCATGCAAATGCAATTGCAATTCGAGCGGCAACGACGGGAGGTTCATGCTGAACGTAATCGACGTCTGCTTGGTAAATTGAGAGACTCGCGAGCTTCGGAAGAGCATAATCTTGCTTTG ACTGagcgtttaaaaataatcgaaagaGAAGTAGAAGAATTGAAAGCGCAATTAGAGCATAATAAAAGGGAAGCGTATCAAACTGAAGAACAATACAAAGAAGCTATGCATCATTGGCAAactaaa TGCGTGGAAGAGCAACAGCAAAGTCGTACGTTCAAAGAGCGTTTGGTGAATTTAGAattggatttaaaaaatgaacaaataaaagcGGCTGGAGCGCAGCAACAACTTCGTTCAGTCGAAGCGGAACTTTTCAACGCAGGGCAACAGCTCAAGGCGGCATTAAAAGTTGCGGATCGTGGCAAAGAACTGGAATCCATTGTGGAAACTATGCAGAAAAGATTTGTGCTTTTAGGAGAG GCGCAATTAAGATTAGCAGAAAACACAAGTACCTTCTCACCAACAACCAAACAAGAAACGGTGCTGATTCAGAAATCATGTACAGAAGAGTTAAACA ATATTCGGCGACAGTTGGAATCACGATCGTCACATTTGGAAGCTCTAAAAGCACGCTTGAGCGAGTTAGAAAATAAGGAAGCGCGTAAAGAGACACAACTGGTGAATCTGCAACGCTTTCTGCAAGAGACAAAGGAGCAGCACGCATCCGAATTGGAGGCTGTTGAATCCAAGTATCGGGCGCAAGTGGAGATCAATCTTCTCTTGGAAGGCCGCATACTTGAGCTTCATGGTAAACTAGAGACTGCAACGTACTCCAACACTTCGCCCATGGGTAATCCCGCTTCCTCGGCATCGCCTAAAGAACGATCTCCTCCTCTCTCAACCAGCTTAGCTTCGTCCAGCGAGGGTAGCCTCGCATTTATCCATCCGGGCGCCGGGATCATCGTGAATGATTGTTGCGATACCGCGACGGGTGAGATTCCCAATCTGCAAGCTATGATAGAACCTGTACCGAGTAGCAGCCAAACCGCCTCACCGTTACGCTCCGTCACTCAACGATCATCGATGCCGAAACAAGATTAA
- the LOC105829154 gene encoding U3 small nucleolar RNA-associated protein 6 homolog, whose amino-acid sequence MAEFVEKRCQDMVPELEQMEKLKLFDKNEIRSIAKKLKEYEYKIQRHTKCKEDYLRYIQYEMDLLKLVKQRRDKYGITQKRSVIDYAITNKMNNLYKDAINKFQDDIRFWIAYMKFCKHVHFHSNIDNMLGRMLQVHRDKPKCWHIAACWELEENKNAQNARQYLLRGLQIHPDSQLLYIDAFKLELDNPLATDLNDESTGNQGDNSESVTTDNSDIPFPLKTAFVIYQQAFDHIKDIKFIIELLNITKNYDNIESLQNRIIRDMIQNYTNEPLMWDTMARRELQGLVQPGLSESPMELENTEQVSLRDRITSCSKVYQTAVKRIKTEEIWSLYIECLLEINRDLRSLPNFKRKLLKTALMQAHQAKKLKEEYYLHWIGMLSVDKEHDEGARKKLDEVLRGATEAVPNSVDIWHARLNYMLQCGLKKEAYAMFPKATEILGEKALPLWKMRILHAQIKSSEEAEESFQAALAQPLIARDIKPMWLEWLVLTKGIRAARKAYENLCIQSSTSMDFHKKMITLELVQPETQPKYVRQPYEMATQQFGTNNTSIWIEYIKYEMKHGDPKRASDIHERAVKTLDRSLTYSFIADYSLIAAKPDSIK is encoded by the exons ATGGCAGAATTTGTCGAGAAGCGGTGCCAGGACATGGTTCCTGAGCTGGAGCAAATGGAGAAGCTAAAGCTCTTTGATAAAAACGAGATTCG GAGTATCGCGAAAAAACTTAAAGAATACGAGTATAAAATTCAACGACACACGAAGTGCAAGGAAGACTATCTTCGGTACATTCAGTATGAAATGGATCTCTTAAAATTAGTCAAGCAACGGCGAGAT aaatatggTATCACTCAAAAGAGGTCGGTCATAGACTATGCCATAactaataaaatgaataatttgtacaaagatgcgataaataaatttcaagatgATATTCGATTTTGGATTGCTTATATGAAGTTTTGTAAACACGTG CACTTCCACAGCAATATCGATAATATGTTAGGCAGAATGCTACAAGTGCACAGAGATAAGCCAAAGTGCTGGCATATAGCTGCATGTTGGGAATTGGAGGAGAACAAAAATGCACAGAATGCACGGCAATATCTCCTTAGAGGTTTACAGATTCATCCTGACTCtcagttattatatattgatgcTTTCAA actTGAATTAGATAATCCCTTAGCCACTGATCTTAATGATGAAAGTACTGGAAACCAGGGAGACAATTCAGAATCAGTGACGACAGACAATAGTGACATACCATTTCCATTGAAAACAGCATTTGTTATATATCAGCAGGCTTTCGATCACATTAAggacattaaatttataatagagtTGCTCAATATTACAAAGAACTACGATAACATTGAGTCATTGCAGAATAGAATTATTcg TGACATGATTCAGAATTATACTAACGAGCCTTTGATGTGGGATACGATGGCACGTCGTGAATTGCAAGGTCTAGTGCAACCTGGTCTCAGTGAATCACCAATGGAACTAGAGAACACTGAGCAGGTCTCTTTGAGGGATCGCATTACATCGTGCAGCAAAGTTTATCAAACTGCTgtcaaaagaattaaaactgAAGAAATCTGGTCTTTGTATATAGAATGTTTATTGGAAATTAATCGTGATCTTCGTTCGTTACCAAATTTCAAACGTAAACTTCTGAAGACCGCCTTAATGCAAGCTCATCAggcaaaaaaattgaaagaagaaTACTACTTACACTGG ATTGGTATGTTGAGCGTTGACAAGGAACACGACGAGGGCGCGCGGAAAAAGTTGGACGAGGTGCTGCGAGGAGCTACCGAAGCTGTACCAAATAGCGTCGATATTTGGCATGCGCGGCTTAATTATATGTTGCAGTGTGGCTTGAAGAAGGAAGCGTATGCTATGTTTCCAAAA GCGACGGAGATATTGGGCGAGAAAGCGTTACCCTTGTGGAAAATGCGGATCTTACATGCCCAGATAAAAAGCTCTGAAGAGGCTGAGGAGAGCTTTCAAGCAGCTTTGGCGCAGCCACTGATAGCCAGAGATATTAAGCCTATGTGGCTCGAATGGCTCGTTTTAACGAAag GCATCCGTGCTGCTCGCAAGGCGTACGAGAATCTTTGCATTCAATCGAGCACCTCGATGGATTTCCACAAGAAAATGATCACATTGGAACTTGTACAACCGGAGACTCAGCCAAAGTACGTACGACAACCTTACGAAATGGCAACACAGCAGTTCGGGACCAACAACACATCTATCTGGATAGAATATATCAAGTACGAGATGAAGCACGGAGACCCGAAGAGAGCCAGTGATATTCATGAGCGAGCAGTCAAGACGTTAGATCGTAGTTTAACGTACTCCTTTATAGCGGATTACAGCTTGATCGCAGCGAAACCTGATTCCATAAAATGA
- the LOC105829155 gene encoding putative uncharacterized protein DDB_G0282133, whose product MTRYTRAKGSKASNERLPNEATPWHIMKQQLEESKNKIPLEKKKSARELLKDHEDTHNSNTNTNIQEWAELEDNRSRSNTKKHKNSNQNFTKNSKNYVASECDNIQKSQESMSNTKKHKNANLNQNLSKNSKNDVASKDNNEWKSQESKSNTKKHKNSNSNQNLTENSKNGIVSEDNNVQKLQETGDAKIETAKRKTTKIFKKKEQTLTNSNLVASEKELNPRQNSNYVALSKRQKRNRKRKLEMSEHGSKKFKKDISGNIQTREEKLKRKGEYKRRKPENTGVTKIIINGIETEIVMFDGFPVKKEDAERLAELKQTMIMKGIPKSEVDIAMKLERRRAEKALTRIKKLVCFNCRKSGHNLSDCPELDRDEACTGICFKCGSTEHTHFDCKVNKDSTYRYAKCFICREQGHIAMQCPDNPNGMYPHGGCCKICGAVTHLKKDCPDLINAKEQSAVTVEKMDESAVESLQENTKEKYEKESSKIRKNKIIKF is encoded by the exons ATGACCAGGTATACGAGAGCAAAAGGATCCAAAGCTTCAAATGAGAGATTACCAAATGAAGCTACACCATGGCATATAATGAAACAACAATTAGAGGAGAGCAAAAACAAGATACCTTTGGAGAAGAAAAAATCAGCAAGAGAGTTATTGAAAGATCATGAAGACACACACAACAGTAACACTAATACAAATATTCAAGAATGGGCAGAACTTGAAGACAATAGATCCAGGTCTAATACAAAAAAGCATAAGAATTCAAACcaaaatttcacaaaaaattctaaaaattatgtagCATCTGAATgtgataatatacaaaaatccCAAGAATCCATGTCTAATACAAAGAAACATAAGAATGCAAATTTAAACCAAAATCtctcaaaaaattctaaaaatgatGTAGCATCCAAAGATAATAATGAATGGAAATCACAAGAATCCAAGTCTAACACAAAGAAACATAAGAATTCAAATTCAAATCAAAATCTCAcagaaaattctaaaaatggTATAGTATCTGAAGATAATAATGTACAGAAATTACAAGAAACGGGAGATGCAAAAATTGAAACAGCAAAAAGGAAaacaactaaaatttttaagaaaaaggaACAAACCCTCACTAATTCAAATCTGGTAGCCAgtgaaaaagaattaaatcctCGACAAAATTCGAATTATGTTGCATTGAGCAAACGACAGAAGCGGAATCGAAAAAGGAAGTTAGAAATGTCTGAACATGGGTCtaagaaattcaaaaaagaTATCTCAGGCAATATACAAacgagagaagaaaaattgaagagaaaaggagaatATAAAAGGAGAAAACCAGAGAATACTGGTGTCacgaaaataataatcaatggTATAGAAACTGAAATTGTTATGTTTGATGGATTCcctgtaaaaaaagaagatgcAGAGAGATTGGCAGAACTTAAACAAACAATGATAATGAAGG GTATACCAAAATCTGAAGTCGATATAGCAATGAAGCTGGAGAGACGCAGGGCTGAGAAAGCCTTGACTCGCATAAAAAAACTTGTCTGTTTTAATTGTCGCAAATCTGGACACAATCTGTCAGATTGTCCTGAACTTGATCGCGATGAGGCTTGCACAGGTATTTGTTTCAAGTGCGGCTCAACGGAACACACCCACTTCGACTGCAAAGTCAACAAGGATTCCACCTATAGATACGCCAAGTGCTTCATCTGCCGCGAGCAGGGTCACATTGCCATGCAATGCCCTGACAATCCCAACGGAATGTATCCTCATGGTGGTTGCTGCAAAATTTGCGGAGCTGTAACGCATCTAAAGAAGGATTGTCCTGACTTGATAAATGCAAAGGAACAGAGCGCCGTTACTGTGGAAAAAATGGACGAATCTGCCGTGGAATCTTTACAGGAGAATACAAAAGAGAAATACGAAAAAGAGAGTagtaaaatacgtaaaaataagataatcaaattttaa